The DNA segment TAACataccatatattttttaattatataagcATAGAGGTTGTTTTTCAATTCTcaacaaaaataactttttaatctCAGTGTCCCACTTTCGAATATCTTCATttaaaacaataagagcatgTGTATCAAGACATGAAAAGCCATGGAAAACAAAATGCCAAAGAAGccacattatatatttattataaacttaTTAAGATTTTACAGAAAGTCAAATCTAAGAACAAAATGTACTGCACATATATAGAAATAGTTAACAGTCCCCATGAACAGATATATAAAATTGATTAACCTTTCAAATGTTTGccacatttaaatgaaaaaataggaaaggaaggGGTCAAACTTGGAATGCttataataaagcaaaaaaaataatgcttCGTTATTCTGAAAGGGAAGGTATTACTGAGAAACAACAACTGATGTAAATATTACACTACAGAAAGAAgtgaaaggacaaatattatatatCAGGTAGTGCAACTGGAAAATTAGAACACAATCCAAGCACTTCTTTTGCAATTTTCCTCAATAATTAATTTCCCTCATATGCTTCATTATGATTCTACTTGCGTAAAGACAGAACTCTTTGTAACAAGTTCTTAAATGCTTGCTTCACCTGCTGGTTCCTCAGAGTATAAATAAAAGGGTTCAGAAGTGGGGCAACAGAGGTATTGAGAACTGCAACTCCCTTCATTAAGGATATCCCCTGTTTGACCGAGGGTTTCATGTACATAAAGATGCAGCTGCCGTATGAGAGGGAGATGACAATCATGTGAGAGGAACAAGTGGAAAAAGCCTTTTTTCTCTGGTTGGCAGAAGGAATTTTTATAATTGTCAGAGCAATATATGTGTATGATAGGATTACCAATACCAAAGTGACCAGGAGAGTAACCAAGGCTAAGACGAAACTCATCATTTCCAGCAATTGTGTGTCTGTGCAGGATATTTTCAGGAGAGGAGCCGTATCACAGTAGAAATGATCGATGATGTTGGAGTCACAGAAATCCAGGTTTAAGCCTAAAATGAGTCCTGGAAAAATAATGAGGAAACCAGCGATCCAAGAGCTAAGGACCAGCTGGATACAGATTTTGGTGCTCATGATGTTGGTATAGTGCAGGGGCTTACAGATGGCGACATAACGGTCATAGGACATGACAGCCAGGAGGTAAAATTCAGATGCACCAAGAAGGAAGGCGAAAAATAGCTGAGCTGCACAGCAGTTATAGGAAATGGTTTTGTCCCCGGTTGCCATGGTAACAAGCAATTTGGGGATGCAGACTGTTGTATAAGAAATTTCTAAGAG comes from the Manis pentadactyla isolate mManPen7 chromosome 10, mManPen7.hap1, whole genome shotgun sequence genome and includes:
- the LOC118926488 gene encoding olfactory receptor 6C76-like; this translates as MKNHTTVTVFILVGLTEDPELKIVLFIFLLFTYLLSISGNLTIITLTLLDSHLKTPMYFFLRNFSLLEISYTTVCIPKLLVTMATGDKTISYNCCAAQLFFAFLLGASEFYLLAVMSYDRYVAICKPLHYTNIMSTKICIQLVLSSWIAGFLIIFPGLILGLNLDFCDSNIIDHFYCDTAPLLKISCTDTQLLEMMSFVLALVTLLVTLVLVILSYTYIALTIIKIPSANQRKKAFSTCSSHMIVISLSYGSCIFMYMKPSVKQGISLMKGVAVLNTSVAPLLNPFIYTLRNQQVKQAFKNLLQRVLSLRK